A single region of the Streptomyces vilmorinianum genome encodes:
- a CDS encoding bile acid:sodium symporter family protein produces the protein MSRRTTLLPSWLPIDPYILALLGTVGLAALLPASGAAATVADGASTAAIALLFFLYGARLSTREALDGLRHWRLHLTVLTCTFALFPLLGLAAKGLVPAVLTPPLHSGLLFLCLVPSTIQSSIAFTSIARGNVPAAICAGSFSSLAGILLTPLLAAVLLGGSAGGFSADSLLKIVLQLLVPFLAGQLLRRWVGGFLLRNKKALGYVDRGSILLVVYTAFSHGMVAGIWHQVTPARLGLLLAVEAVLLAVMLTLTWYGSKRLGFDRADRIAIQFAGSKKSLAAGLPMASVLFGAQASLAVLPLMLFHQMQLLVCAMIAKRRARDPEEHDHPDQSAGRSPTPEAVTARG, from the coding sequence ATGAGCCGCCGTACGACCCTCCTGCCGTCCTGGCTGCCGATCGACCCGTACATCCTGGCGCTCCTCGGCACGGTCGGCCTCGCGGCACTGCTGCCCGCCTCCGGCGCCGCCGCCACGGTCGCGGACGGCGCCTCGACGGCGGCCATCGCCCTGCTGTTCTTCCTCTACGGCGCCCGCCTTTCCACCCGCGAGGCCCTCGACGGACTCCGGCACTGGCGGCTCCACCTCACCGTCCTCACCTGCACCTTCGCCCTCTTCCCGCTCCTCGGGCTCGCCGCGAAGGGGCTGGTACCGGCCGTTCTCACGCCCCCGCTCCACAGCGGGCTCCTCTTCCTCTGCCTGGTGCCCTCCACCATCCAGTCCTCCATCGCCTTCACCTCGATCGCCCGCGGCAACGTGCCCGCCGCGATCTGCGCGGGCTCCTTCTCCTCGCTCGCCGGGATCCTGCTCACCCCGCTGCTCGCCGCCGTCCTGCTCGGGGGCAGTGCGGGCGGCTTCTCCGCGGACTCGCTGCTGAAGATCGTGCTCCAGCTGCTGGTGCCGTTCCTGGCGGGCCAGCTGCTGCGCCGGTGGGTGGGAGGGTTCCTGCTCCGGAACAAGAAGGCGCTCGGGTACGTCGACCGGGGCTCGATCCTGCTCGTCGTCTACACGGCCTTCAGCCACGGCATGGTCGCGGGCATCTGGCACCAGGTCACCCCGGCGCGCCTCGGGCTCCTGCTCGCCGTGGAGGCGGTCCTGCTCGCGGTGATGCTCACGCTGACCTGGTACGGGTCGAAGCGGCTCGGCTTCGACCGGGCGGACCGGATCGCGATCCAGTTCGCCGGCTCGAAGAAGAGCCTGGCGGCGGGGCTCCCGATGGCGAGCGTGCTGTTCGGGGCGCAGGCCTCGCTCGCCGTCCTGCCGCTGATGCTCTTCCACCAGATGCAACTGCTGGTCTGCGCGATGATCGCAAAGCGCCGCGCCCGGGACCCCGAGGAGCACGATCACCCGGACCAGAGCGCCGGTCGATCCCCGACGCCCGAGGCCGTGACGGCACGCGGCTGA
- a CDS encoding LysR substrate-binding domain-containing protein: MYDPAQLRTFLAVAQTLSFTQAARRLGLRQSTVSQHVRRLEDATGRPLFTRDTHSVELTEDGEAMLGFARTILQAHERATAYFTGTRLRGRLRFGASEDFVVTRLPEILESFRREHPEVDLELTVELSGTLNARLEAGRLDLILAKRRAEESGGELVWQDSLVWIGSPQLRLDPDRPVPLIVFPPPGITRARALEALEAQGRAWRIACTSSSLSGNIAAARAGLGVMAHTRGLVPPGLTQVPARVGLPDLGDVDFVLRKGRRGGTTQEAADALASAILAGGDRLHRPR, from the coding sequence GTGTACGACCCCGCCCAGCTCCGTACCTTTCTCGCGGTCGCCCAGACGCTGAGCTTCACCCAGGCCGCCCGCCGGCTCGGGCTGCGCCAGTCGACCGTCAGCCAGCACGTGCGGCGCCTGGAGGACGCCACCGGTCGTCCCCTGTTCACCCGGGACACCCACAGCGTGGAGCTGACGGAGGACGGCGAGGCGATGCTCGGCTTCGCCCGTACGATCCTGCAGGCCCACGAGCGGGCCACGGCGTACTTCACCGGGACCCGGCTGCGTGGGCGGCTGCGCTTCGGCGCCTCGGAGGACTTCGTGGTGACGCGGCTGCCGGAGATTCTCGAGTCGTTCCGGCGCGAGCATCCCGAGGTGGATCTGGAGCTGACGGTCGAGCTGTCCGGGACGCTCAACGCGCGGCTGGAGGCGGGCCGTCTGGACCTGATCCTCGCCAAGCGGCGCGCCGAGGAGAGTGGAGGCGAGCTGGTCTGGCAGGACTCGCTGGTCTGGATCGGCTCGCCGCAGCTGCGGCTCGATCCCGACCGGCCGGTTCCGCTCATCGTGTTTCCTCCGCCCGGCATCACCCGCGCCCGCGCGCTCGAGGCCCTGGAGGCGCAGGGGCGGGCGTGGCGGATCGCCTGTACGAGCAGCAGCCTGAGCGGCAACATCGCCGCCGCCCGCGCGGGCCTCGGCGTGATGGCCCATACGCGTGGGCTGGTGCCGCCCGGTCTGACCCAGGTCCCGGCCCGGGTGGGGCTGCCCGATCTGGGTGATGTCGACTTCGTCCTGCGCAAGGGCCGGCGCGGCGGGACGACCCAGGAGGCGGCCGACGCGCTGGCCTCGGCGATCCTCGCGGGCGGCGACCGGCTGCACCGGCCGCGCTGA
- a CDS encoding AMP-dependent synthetase/ligase, with translation MREFTVPPVEAAPQVGGLADAVFDHAERTPDRVALGRKDAAGQWRDVTAAQFRDEVLALAKGLIAHGVRFGDRVAIMARTRYEWTLFDFALWTLGAQPVPIYPTSSADQVYWMLHDAEVTACVVEHEDHAMTIGSVIDRLPRLQRLWQLDAGEGAVAELVAAGAEIDEDVVQRHRRAVTPESVATIIYTSGTTGRPKGCVITHSNFMFESDMLIGRWEPVFHSKPGDEASTLLFLPLAHVFGRMVEVAAVRGGVKLGHQPALAAAALLPDLVSFRPTFVLAVPYVFEKIFHAARRKAESEGRLGPFDKAVEVAVKYAEALEHKAFGLGPGPSAGLRMQHQFFEKVVYGKIRDAMGGRIRHAMSGGSGMARRLGLFFEGAGVTVFEGYGLTESAAAATANPPERTRYGTVGQPIPGTTVHIAEDGEVWLYGGQIFSGYLNNPQATAAVLNDGWLATGDLGMLDEDGYLTITGRKKEILVTSGGKSVSPAALEERVRSHPLIAQCIVVGNDRPYIAALVTMDQEAVEHWLAMQGRAPLPPAELVRDPSLETEIRRAVVAANTLVSQAESIRTFRILAHPFSEEHGLLTPSLKLKRKAIEKAYAAEVEALYG, from the coding sequence TTGCGCGAGTTCACCGTGCCGCCCGTCGAGGCGGCGCCTCAGGTCGGCGGCCTGGCGGACGCCGTGTTCGATCACGCCGAGCGGACTCCGGACCGGGTCGCGCTGGGCCGCAAGGACGCCGCCGGGCAGTGGCGGGACGTGACGGCGGCGCAGTTCCGGGACGAGGTGCTCGCCCTCGCGAAGGGGCTGATCGCGCACGGCGTACGGTTCGGCGACCGGGTCGCCATCATGGCCAGGACCCGCTACGAGTGGACGCTCTTCGATTTCGCGCTGTGGACGCTGGGCGCGCAGCCGGTGCCCATCTACCCCACCTCCTCCGCGGACCAGGTCTACTGGATGCTGCACGACGCCGAGGTGACGGCGTGCGTGGTGGAGCACGAGGACCACGCGATGACGATCGGTTCGGTCATCGACCGGCTGCCGCGGCTGCAGCGGCTGTGGCAGCTGGACGCGGGCGAGGGCGCGGTCGCCGAGCTGGTCGCGGCGGGCGCGGAGATCGACGAGGACGTGGTGCAGCGCCACCGGCGGGCGGTGACGCCGGAGTCCGTGGCCACGATCATCTACACCTCGGGCACCACGGGCCGGCCCAAGGGGTGTGTGATCACGCACTCCAACTTCATGTTCGAGTCGGACATGCTGATCGGCCGCTGGGAGCCGGTCTTCCACTCCAAGCCCGGAGACGAGGCGTCGACCCTGCTCTTCCTGCCGCTCGCGCATGTCTTCGGGCGGATGGTGGAGGTCGCGGCGGTACGGGGCGGAGTGAAGCTGGGCCATCAGCCGGCCCTCGCGGCCGCCGCGCTGCTGCCCGATCTCGTCTCCTTCCGGCCGACGTTCGTCCTGGCCGTTCCCTACGTCTTCGAGAAGATCTTCCACGCGGCCCGCCGCAAGGCGGAGAGCGAGGGGAGGCTGGGCCCCTTCGACAAGGCGGTCGAGGTGGCGGTCAAGTACGCCGAGGCCTTGGAGCACAAAGCGTTCGGGCTCGGCCCCGGCCCGTCGGCGGGGCTGCGGATGCAGCACCAGTTCTTCGAGAAGGTCGTGTACGGCAAGATCCGCGACGCCATGGGCGGGCGGATCCGGCACGCGATGTCGGGTGGTTCGGGCATGGCCCGGCGCCTCGGGCTCTTCTTCGAGGGCGCGGGGGTGACGGTGTTCGAGGGGTACGGCCTGACGGAGTCCGCGGCGGCCGCGACGGCGAACCCGCCCGAGCGCACCCGGTACGGGACGGTCGGGCAGCCGATTCCGGGCACGACGGTGCACATCGCGGAGGACGGGGAGGTGTGGCTGTACGGCGGTCAGATCTTCTCGGGCTACCTCAACAATCCGCAGGCCACGGCCGCCGTCCTCAACGACGGCTGGCTGGCCACCGGGGACCTGGGGATGCTCGACGAGGACGGCTATCTGACGATCACCGGGCGGAAGAAGGAGATCCTGGTGACCTCGGGCGGCAAGAGCGTGTCGCCCGCCGCGCTCGAGGAGCGGGTGCGGTCGCATCCCCTGATCGCGCAGTGCATCGTGGTGGGCAACGACCGGCCGTACATCGCCGCGCTGGTGACGATGGATCAGGAGGCGGTGGAGCACTGGCTGGCGATGCAGGGGCGGGCGCCGCTGCCGCCGGCCGAGCTGGTGCGGGACCCGAGCCTGGAGACCGAGATCCGGCGGGCCGTGGTGGCGGCCAACACCCTTGTCTCGCAGGCGGAATCCATCCGGACCTTCCGGATCCTGGCGCATCCCTTCAGCGAGGAGCACGGGCTCCTGACGCCCTCGCTGAAGCTGAAGCGGAAGGCGATCGAGAAGGCGTACGCGGCGGAGGTCGAGGCGCTGTACGGCTGA